A segment of the Candidatus Methylomirabilota bacterium genome:
CTAGTGCCGTTCCAACTTGTTGGTACTAAATCTGGCCAGGAACGACGCGAGGCGGTTGCGCAAGAAGCGTTTACCCTTCCCCGTCTTCAAGAACCGTTCCCGGCGAAACGCATCATCGCCACTCAGGCAGGCCTCGTAGTACACGGGTACCAGTGGCCGTCGGTAAGCGATCGCGCGCACCTTTCCGTCAGCGTGCAGCTTGATTCGGGTGCGGAGGTCGTGCGTCGTTCCGGTGTAGAGCCGTTGATCTCGATCACTCCGCAACACGTACGTGTAATGCACGGCGCCTCCCTTGGCGCGAATAGTTGGAACGGCACTAGACGGGACGCCCGGCCCGGACGAGCGGGCGGAGCTCCACGCGGGCGCCGGGCCCGAGCGCCAGCAGCGTGAGCGCGATGGGCGAGACTTCGGCCCGGGCGGCGCCGGCCGGCAGGATCGCGGTGACCCAGGCCCGGAGCGGCGCGCCGCCCGGGTTGATCACCTCGACCACGTCGCCGGGGCCGGCGCCGAGTCGCTCGGCGGTGGACCGCTCGAGCGCGATCTGGCGCACCCGCGACTCGTCGAGGTCGTCGCGGAGGCCCAGCGTCACCACGACGCGGACCACCCCGAGCGCGCGGCGCCGCTCGGCCGTCGCCGCCGCGTCGACCGCGCCGGCGTTGACGACGACGCCGTACATCCCGCCCGCCGCCTCCGGCGTGATCAGCCCTTCCACGAGGTCGGCGGCGACCATCCGGGGATCGCGCTCCAGCGGGTCGCCGTAGCCGCCGCCCCCCGAGCTCTCCATGACGACGACGTCGTCGCGCCGGAGGGGAAAGCCGCTGACCTTGCCGGGGAGCGGCGAGGGCTCGAGCGCAGCCCCCGCGCGGCTGACGTAGAAGCGATTGGGCGCGCCCGCGAGCCCCGCGCAGACGCCGTAGGGACGCAGCAGGCTCTTCTCGGCGAGGACCGAGAGCTGAGCGGCGGGGGCGAGGACGCGGATCTCCCGCACCAGGCCGAGCCCGCCGCGCCAGCGGCCGGCGCCGCCCGAGTCGGGCCGCAGCGCGCACCGCTCGACGCGCAGCGGATACTTCTGCTCGACCGCCTCCACGGGCTGGATCGTCGTGATGTCGCTCTCGGTGAAGGCCCTGACGGCGTTGCTACCGTCGCCGCCCTCAAAGGCGCCGGTGCCGCCGGCCGGGTACTCGTAGAAGATGAAGGTGCCGCCGCCGTCGGGGCCGCCGATGTAGCAGTGGTTGCCGCCGCCCTTGAGGTCGCCGGTCACCCGGCCGGCGAGCACCTGCCCCAGGGCGCCCATCACCGCCGACTCCACGCAGTACTTCACCTCCACCATCCCCCCGCAGGGCGCCGGGCGGCGCGCGTTGACGATGGTGCCCTCGGGCGCGATGACCGTGAGCGGACGGAAGGCGCCCGAGTTGATCTCGCCGCCGGGGTCCAGGAAGGCCTTGAGGATCGTGAAGGCGCCGGTCGGAGCCATGGCCGGCCCGACGTTGGTGGGCCCCGCGGTCTGGGGCGACGTCCCCGTGAGGTCCACGGTGACGCTGTCGTCGGCGATCCGGATCATCGCGAGCACCCGCAGGGGCTCCAGCCGCTCGCTGCCGCCCTCCAGATAGGCCTCATAGCAATACTCGCCGGGCGGCAGCTCGCGGATCCGCTGGCGCATGCGCTGCTCGGCCCGGTCGAGCAGCGTGGTGATGCACGCCTCGAGCGTGGCCCGGCCGTAGCGTCCCAGCAGCGCCTCCACGCGCTCCGCCGCCTTTCGGCAGGTGCCGATCATCGCCCGGAAGTCGCCCTCACGGTCGCGGGGACCGCGCATGTTGCCGAACAGGAGGTCGAGCACCGCCTGGTTGGGGCGCCCCCGCTCGTAGACCTTGAGCGGCGGGATCCGGACGCCCTCCTGGTAGATCTCCGTCACCTGCCCGCTGAGGCTGCCCGGGCTCATGCCCCCCACGTCGCCCCAGTGGGCGCGCACCACCGGGAAGAGGAACAGCTCGTCTGGAGTCCCCTGCCGGGCTGGCGTCTCCTGCGGGGCGGGGGCGAACATCGGGTAGATCATGGCGACGTCGTTGAGGTGGGTGCCGCCGGTGTAGGGGTCGTTGTGCAGGAAGATGTCGCCGGGGTGGATGTCGTCGCCGAACTTCTCGCGCACCGCCTTCATCGACCAGGCGATCGGCACGATGTGCAGCGGGTGGTCCTGGCCGCGCGACATGGCCACGATCTGGGCCCGGCGGTCCATGAGCACGCACGAGAAGTCCTCGCCCTCGTAGAGAATGGACGAGTACGCCGTACGCACGAGGGTGATCCGCATCTCGCGCACGATCGAGGAGAGCGCCTCGCGGACGACCTCGAGCGTGATCGGATCGGATATCATGCGCGCTCCAGCACGAGGTGGCCGACGGCGTCCACCGCCGCCCGCCAGCCCGGAAAGATCACGGTCGTGGCGCCGAACTCTTCGACGATCGCGGGACCGGTCACCGCCGCCCGCGGCGAAAGGCCCTCGCGCTCGTAGACCGGGCAGGGGTGGGCCAGGCCGCTGAACCACACCTCCCGGCGGCCGATCAGCGCCTCGTCCACCTGGAGCACCGGGCTACGCGAGGGCGGCGGCGCGGGCTTGTCCACGACGCCGTACGCCGCGATGCGCGCGTTGACCAGCTCGACCTCACCCGTGGGATCGGCGTGGCCATAGGCGGCGAGGTGCCGGCCGTGGAAGTCGCGGGCGATCGCGGCGACGTCCGGGGCGCCCGGCCGGAGGGGAACGTTCAGCTCGAAGGCCTGGCCCAGATATCTCAGGTCGAGCGAGCGCTCGCTCCGCCGCGCGGCGAGGGCGAAACCCTCGGCGTCGAGCCGCCGCCCGGCGGCAGCCTCCATCTCGGCGAACGTCTGCGGCAGCGTCGCCGCGCGCTCGGCCAGGAGCCCCACGCGCGTGCGGACGTCATCGTGCTTGACGTCCGACACCAGAAGCCCCAGCGCCGAGAAGTTTCCCGGATGCAGCGGGACGAGGATCCGCGGAATGCCCAGCTCCTCGGCCACGGGGATGGCGTGCATCGGCCCCGCCCCCCCGAAGGCGACCAGCGTGAAGTCGCGCGGGTCGTGGCCCTGCTGGATGGTGATCTCGCGGACCGACGACGTCATCCGCGCCACCGCGATGCGAACGACCCCCTCGGCCAGCTCGCGGATGCCGAGACCGCCCAGGCGGCCCGCGAGCGCCTCCACGGCGCGCCGAGCGAGCGCGCCATCCAGGCGGATCGTGCCGCCCAGCGGGCGCGCCGTTCCCATCCGGCCCAGCACGACATTGGCGTCGGTCACCGTCGCCGCGCTGCCGCCGAGGCCGTAGGCGGCGGGGCCGGGATGAGCGCCCGCGCTCAGCGGACCGACCTGGAGGCTCCCATCGACGTCGACCCAGGCGATGCTCCCGCCGCCGGCGCCGACGGTGCGGATGTCGATCTGGGGCACCTTCACCGGGAAGGCGCCGATCAGGTTGTCGGTGGACGTCAGGGGCCGCTCGCCGCGCACCAGACACACGTCCGTGCTGGTGCCGCCCATGTCGTAGGTGATGAAGTCTTTCACGCCGGCCTCACCCGCGACGAAGCAGGCCTGGCTCACGCCCCCGGCTGGCCCCGAGAAGATCGTCTTGATCGGTAGCCGGCGAGCCGTCTCCACGGTCATCATGCCGCCGCTCGAGCCCACCGTGAGCACGCCGTAGGCGTAACCCGATTCGAACAACCGCTTCTCGAGCCCGGCCAGATAGCGATCCAGGAGCGGCTGTAGGTACGCGTTCAGCACCGTCGTCGAAAAGCGCTCGAACTCGCGGTACTCGGGGACGACGTCCGCCGACAGGGAGACGGGCAGCGCGGGGAACCGCGCCCGCACGGCTTCGCCGAGCCGCCGCTCGTGCTCGGGATTGGCGTAGGCGTGGAGGAGACAGATGGCCACCGCCTCGGCGCCGGCCGCGGCCAGGTTGCCCAGCGCCCGCTCGACGTCCGCCGGGTCGAGGGGAACGAGCACGCGGCCGTCGTGGAGCATGCGCTCCCTCACCTCGAAGCGCAGCGCCCGGGCCACCACCGGCTTGGGGCGCACGAAGGTGGGGACGAAGAGCGCCGGGATGTTGCGTTTGGTGCGGCCGATCTCGATCAGGTCACGGAAGCCCGCGCTCGTCAGCAGCGCGACCCGGGCACCCCGGCGCTCGAGGATCGCGTTGGTGCCGACGGTGGTGCCGTGGACGAGGCGTCGCACGCTCTTGGCGTCGATCCCGAGCGCGGCCAGCCCGGCCAGCACCGCCGCCGCCTCGTCGAGCGGCTGCGACGGCACCTTGGTGACGAGCACCCGTCCCGTCGACGTCTCCACCGCGGTGATGTCGGTGAAGGTGCCGCCCACGTCGATCCCGGCCACGAACATGGCTGCACATTACCAGAGCGGAGGCGATAGGATCGAGGCCCATGGAGGCGCGCCGGTACTACGACGAAGAGCTGATGGCGCTCGACCTGCGATGACCATCGCCGAGCGCCTCGCTGCGCTCGACTGGGCGGCGATCGAGCGCGCGCTCTGGGAGCGGGGCTACGCCAAGACGCCGCCGGTGCTGACGCCCGAAGAGTGCGCGGCCCTGATCGCCCTCTACCCCGACGACGCGCTTTTCCGCAGCCGCGTCGACATGGAGCGCTACCGTTTCGGCATTGGCGACTACAAGTACTTCGCGGCGCCGCTGCCCCCGCTGGTCGCCGAGCTGCGCCAGCACGCCTATCCTCCGCTGGCGCGATTGGCCAACCGCTGGGAGGAGGCCCTCGGCTCGCGCCCGCGCTATCCGCCCAGCCTGGACCGGCTGCTGGTAACGTGCCGGCGCGCGGGACAGACCAAGCCCACGCCGCTGCTCCTGCACTACGAGGCCGGCGGCTACAACTGCCTGCACCAGGATCTCTACGGCGAGATCGCCTTCCCGCTGCAGCTGACCGGCTTCCTCAGCCGTCGCGGCCTGGACTACGAGGGCGGCGAGTTCCTGCTGGTCGAGCAGCGCCCGCGCGCCCAGTCCCGCGGCGAGGCGATCACGACCGAGCAAGGCGAGATCGTCATCTTCACCACCCGCTACCGCCCGGTGGCCGGCGCCCGCGGCTACTACCGCGCGACGATGCGCCACGGAGTAAGCAGGGTGACGCTGGGTTCGCGGTACACTCTCGGTGTGATCTTCCACAATGCGAAATGAGCTACTGCGCTGAGAAAGTCAAATGACCAACGCGAACTCTTCTGCAAGGCACCGCCTCTGCTACAGCCCGGAGACCGTGAGACACTCCAGCTTCTCTCGTCTGCCGCAGCGCAGTGGCGTGAAGAGAGCAGACATTTCAGCGCTGGCTCCGCAGTGAGTTGGGCGGTGTATGCCGCTGGGGGCGATGGAGACCAGGTCGACTTGTGCTCGCGCGTCTCTTCAAGACTTCCAGAAGGCAGGTTCGCGGACAGCTGCCGCCAGTGCGGCGCGGGCTCCAAAGGATTTCGACCAGAGATCGAGATGACGAACCGGCGAGCATGGCTCAAGGCATTCTATCAGCGCGGCTGGAAGCCGGCGATGTCCGCCGACGAGGAGCGGCGGTTCGTCGGGGAGATCGACCGGCTCGACGGCGTCGTCGCCCACACGCTGAAGCGGGCACTGCGGTGAACCGCGGTGGGAGGTGTCCGTGATGCAGATCACTCGCTCGGTGGCGCTCTTCCTCCTCGCGGGCCTCTGCGAGATCGGCGGGGGTTATCTCGTTTGGCAGTGGTGGCGGAACGGGGCTCACTGGGTGATCGGGCTCCTCGGCGCCGTGACGCTGATCTTGTACGGGGTCGTCCCAACGTACCAACCCGCCCACTTCGGCCGCGTCTATGCAGCCTACGGCGGGTGGTTCGTCGTCCTGTCGATCCTTTGGGGATGGGGAATCGACCGCATCATGCCTGATCGGTACGACCTGCTGGGCGGAACGATCTGCCTCGTGGGCGTGAGCGTTATCATGTACTGGCCGCGGTAGCGCACATCCCTGTGCGATCATTGCGGCGGGTGGATTTTGAAGGATGGCCGTCCGATGTCCACACTCAGCGGGACACTACCCGTAACCATGGTCGACGGGGCTGTCTGAGAGTGGTATTGCGACAATTGAGTGCCTTGGATAAGGTTCTGGCGTGACCGCCAGCGCGCGCCTCAGCGAGTTCGTCGTCAAGACCGCGCTCCACGACTGCCCGCGGTCGGGACTCGCCCAGGTCCGGCGGGCGGCGCTCGACACGCTCGGCGTCATGCTGGCCGGGGCCCGCGAGCCGGCGGCGCGGATCGTCCGCGAGGTGGCGCGGGCCGAGGGCGGCACGCCGGTCTGCACCGTGGTGGGGACCCGCCTCCGCACGGCGCCGACGTGGGCGGCCCTGGCCAACGGCGTGGCCGGCCACGCCCACGACTTCGACGACACGTCGTTCGCCCTCATGGGCCATCCCAGCGTGCCCCTGC
Coding sequences within it:
- a CDS encoding GIY-YIG nuclease family protein, whose protein sequence is MHYTYVLRSDRDQRLYTGTTHDLRTRIKLHADGKVRAIAYRRPLVPVYYEACLSGDDAFRRERFLKTGKGKRFLRNRLASFLARFSTNKLERH
- a CDS encoding hydantoinase B/oxoprolinase family protein yields the protein MISDPITLEVVREALSSIVREMRITLVRTAYSSILYEGEDFSCVLMDRRAQIVAMSRGQDHPLHIVPIAWSMKAVREKFGDDIHPGDIFLHNDPYTGGTHLNDVAMIYPMFAPAPQETPARQGTPDELFLFPVVRAHWGDVGGMSPGSLSGQVTEIYQEGVRIPPLKVYERGRPNQAVLDLLFGNMRGPRDREGDFRAMIGTCRKAAERVEALLGRYGRATLEACITTLLDRAEQRMRQRIRELPPGEYCYEAYLEGGSERLEPLRVLAMIRIADDSVTVDLTGTSPQTAGPTNVGPAMAPTGAFTILKAFLDPGGEINSGAFRPLTVIAPEGTIVNARRPAPCGGMVEVKYCVESAVMGALGQVLAGRVTGDLKGGGNHCYIGGPDGGGTFIFYEYPAGGTGAFEGGDGSNAVRAFTESDITTIQPVEAVEQKYPLRVERCALRPDSGGAGRWRGGLGLVREIRVLAPAAQLSVLAEKSLLRPYGVCAGLAGAPNRFYVSRAGAALEPSPLPGKVSGFPLRRDDVVVMESSGGGGYGDPLERDPRMVAADLVEGLITPEAAGGMYGVVVNAGAVDAAATAERRRALGVVRVVVTLGLRDDLDESRVRQIALERSTAERLGAGPGDVVEVINPGGAPLRAWVTAILPAGAARAEVSPIALTLLALGPGARVELRPLVRAGRPV
- a CDS encoding hydantoinase/oxoprolinase family protein, whose translation is MFVAGIDVGGTFTDITAVETSTGRVLVTKVPSQPLDEAAAVLAGLAALGIDAKSVRRLVHGTTVGTNAILERRGARVALLTSAGFRDLIEIGRTKRNIPALFVPTFVRPKPVVARALRFEVRERMLHDGRVLVPLDPADVERALGNLAAAGAEAVAICLLHAYANPEHERRLGEAVRARFPALPVSLSADVVPEYREFERFSTTVLNAYLQPLLDRYLAGLEKRLFESGYAYGVLTVGSSGGMMTVETARRLPIKTIFSGPAGGVSQACFVAGEAGVKDFITYDMGGTSTDVCLVRGERPLTSTDNLIGAFPVKVPQIDIRTVGAGGGSIAWVDVDGSLQVGPLSAGAHPGPAAYGLGGSAATVTDANVVLGRMGTARPLGGTIRLDGALARRAVEALAGRLGGLGIRELAEGVVRIAVARMTSSVREITIQQGHDPRDFTLVAFGGAGPMHAIPVAEELGIPRILVPLHPGNFSALGLLVSDVKHDDVRTRVGLLAERAATLPQTFAEMEAAAGRRLDAEGFALAARRSERSLDLRYLGQAFELNVPLRPGAPDVAAIARDFHGRHLAAYGHADPTGEVELVNARIAAYGVVDKPAPPPSRSPVLQVDEALIGRREVWFSGLAHPCPVYEREGLSPRAAVTGPAIVEEFGATTVIFPGWRAAVDAVGHLVLERA
- a CDS encoding 2OG-Fe(II) oxygenase — protein: MTIAERLAALDWAAIERALWERGYAKTPPVLTPEECAALIALYPDDALFRSRVDMERYRFGIGDYKYFAAPLPPLVAELRQHAYPPLARLANRWEEALGSRPRYPPSLDRLLVTCRRAGQTKPTPLLLHYEAGGYNCLHQDLYGEIAFPLQLTGFLSRRGLDYEGGEFLLVEQRPRAQSRGEAITTEQGEIVIFTTRYRPVAGARGYYRATMRHGVSRVTLGSRYTLGVIFHNAK
- a CDS encoding YnfA family protein produces the protein MQITRSVALFLLAGLCEIGGGYLVWQWWRNGAHWVIGLLGAVTLILYGVVPTYQPAHFGRVYAAYGGWFVVLSILWGWGIDRIMPDRYDLLGGTICLVGVSVIMYWPR